From a single Herbiconiux sp. SALV-R1 genomic region:
- a CDS encoding MFS transporter: protein MSTDTRSVPLADTAHPPVAAGRRDSWAGVASLGLGVFALVMAEFLPASLLTTMATDLGVSEGVAGQSVTVTALVAAVAGLALPVVLPRIDRRLVMLGLTTLAISSSVLVAVAPNYPVLLLARILIGIAIGGFWALAIAMTAQLVAPARLGRAMTVVNTGVSLATVAAIPLGAWLSELWGWRAVFLLAAGVGLVALAVQLMVLPSLAPAGAPGLRQLGGALRSRLVVLGLVATAFVAAGHFTGFTYINPAAQTIAGFDTAGLATLLLVYGVAAFAGNLVAGPLVDRRMRTAILVFPTLLGTAMAVFALSGGAPVSVIAAVALWGFAFGAVPTTLQTWLARSAPDRLESVGGLQVAAFQLAIAAGAVVGGVLVDSVGVQLALVAGGVSAVVGGVLLSSLRSR, encoded by the coding sequence ATGAGCACAGACACCCGTTCCGTTCCTCTCGCCGACACCGCGCATCCGCCCGTCGCCGCCGGTCGCCGCGACTCCTGGGCCGGCGTCGCCTCGCTCGGCCTCGGCGTCTTCGCGCTGGTGATGGCCGAGTTCCTGCCCGCCAGCCTCCTCACCACCATGGCCACCGACCTCGGCGTGAGCGAAGGCGTGGCCGGCCAGTCGGTCACCGTCACGGCACTGGTCGCCGCGGTGGCCGGGCTCGCCCTGCCCGTGGTGCTGCCGCGCATCGATCGCCGGCTCGTGATGCTGGGGCTCACCACCCTCGCCATCTCCTCCTCGGTGCTCGTGGCGGTGGCGCCGAACTACCCGGTGCTGCTGCTGGCGCGCATCCTCATCGGCATCGCCATCGGTGGCTTCTGGGCACTCGCCATCGCCATGACCGCCCAGCTCGTCGCCCCCGCGCGGCTCGGGCGTGCGATGACCGTCGTCAACACGGGCGTGTCGCTCGCGACGGTGGCGGCGATCCCGCTCGGCGCGTGGCTCAGCGAGCTCTGGGGGTGGCGGGCCGTGTTCCTGCTCGCGGCCGGGGTCGGCCTCGTCGCGCTCGCCGTGCAGCTCATGGTGCTGCCGTCGCTCGCGCCGGCCGGAGCGCCCGGCCTGCGTCAGCTCGGTGGGGCGCTCCGCTCCCGCCTCGTGGTGCTCGGGCTCGTCGCCACCGCGTTCGTCGCGGCGGGGCACTTCACCGGATTCACCTACATCAACCCGGCGGCCCAGACCATCGCGGGCTTCGACACCGCGGGGCTCGCCACCCTGCTGCTCGTCTACGGCGTCGCCGCCTTCGCCGGCAACCTCGTCGCCGGGCCGCTGGTCGACCGGCGCATGCGCACCGCCATCCTCGTGTTCCCGACCCTGCTCGGGACGGCGATGGCCGTCTTCGCCCTCTCCGGAGGAGCGCCGGTGAGCGTCATCGCCGCGGTCGCGCTGTGGGGCTTCGCCTTCGGCGCCGTGCCCACGACGCTGCAGACCTGGCTGGCGCGCTCGGCGCCCGACCGCCTCGAGAGCGTCGGCGGGCTGCAGGTCGCTGCCTTCCAGCTCGCCATCGCAGCCGGAGCGGTGGTCGGCGGCGTGCTCGTCGACTCGGTGGGGGTGCAGCTCGCGCTGGTGGCCGGCGGTGTCTCGGCCGTCGTGGGCGGGGTGCTGCTGAGCTCGCTCAGGAGTCGCTGA
- a CDS encoding AraC family transcriptional regulator, with product MTTLDTADDALGELLARLRWTATSTDESRLARGDRVARGGDTVTLHQVLAGSVRVDREGRTVEVSAGDLLLLSRGGAHTVTARDDSSLFTVELRLDDGASAIAAALPEMLVTCCFLVREPLIAQLLELLREERGAGRPGASSMITALANVVAAAAIRAWIESGCADSSSWLVTLRDPHIARAVEAMHAEPGRHWSVEGLARLARSSRSTFSERFRATVGEPPLRYLARIRMDRAKELLGRERWSVGQTATVLGYCSEVAFSRAFRRHAGDSPSAWRQRAVEAAGAGARGGGASDAVGSATAGGTSAGPDTSTNTALIAHRAAAPALSDS from the coding sequence ATGACCACCCTCGACACGGCAGACGACGCCCTCGGCGAGCTGCTCGCCCGGCTGCGCTGGACGGCCACCTCGACCGACGAGAGCCGCCTCGCCCGGGGCGATCGCGTCGCGCGAGGCGGCGACACGGTCACCCTGCACCAGGTGCTCGCCGGTTCGGTGCGGGTCGACCGCGAGGGCCGCACGGTGGAGGTCTCGGCCGGCGATTTGCTGCTGCTGTCGCGCGGGGGCGCCCACACGGTGACCGCCCGAGACGACTCCTCGCTGTTCACGGTCGAGCTGCGTCTCGACGACGGCGCCTCGGCCATCGCCGCGGCCCTGCCCGAGATGCTCGTGACCTGCTGCTTCCTGGTGCGCGAACCGCTCATCGCCCAGCTGCTCGAGCTCCTGCGTGAGGAGCGCGGCGCCGGGAGGCCCGGAGCGAGCTCGATGATCACGGCGCTCGCGAACGTGGTCGCTGCAGCCGCCATCCGGGCCTGGATCGAGAGCGGATGCGCCGACTCGTCGAGCTGGCTGGTCACTCTGCGCGACCCCCACATCGCACGCGCCGTCGAGGCGATGCACGCCGAACCGGGACGGCACTGGTCGGTGGAGGGGCTCGCCCGCCTCGCGCGGTCGTCGCGCTCGACGTTCTCGGAGCGCTTCCGCGCGACGGTCGGTGAGCCCCCGCTGCGCTATCTGGCGCGCATCCGGATGGACCGCGCGAAGGAGCTGCTCGGGCGCGAGCGATGGAGCGTGGGGCAGACCGCGACCGTGCTCGGGTACTGCTCGGAGGTGGCGTTCAGCCGCGCCTTCCGCCGCCACGCCGGGGACTCGCCCTCGGCGTGGCGGCAGCGCGCTGTCGAGGCGGCCGGCGCCGGCGCCAGGGGCGGTGGCGCCAGCGACGCCGTCGGCTCCGCGACGGCCGGCGGCACCAGCGCCGGCCCCGACACCAGCACGAACACCGCGCTGATCGCGCACCGCGCCGCCGCGCCCGCGCTCAGCGACTCCTGA